In the Artemia franciscana chromosome 1, ASM3288406v1, whole genome shotgun sequence genome, one interval contains:
- the LOC136027929 gene encoding uncharacterized protein LOC136027929, producing MAYASTNPAGTPLKGLLQDAGAIVNFVYCTQEAPEHTGISKTIIIPVSPFPAPVPVPILPTPGPVPVPTVPVPVQVRVPPVPVSVPLVPILPSVQPASVSIPEVPDPVSVPPFLAPAPAVPVLILPAPVPVPVPVPAPVLVPAPVPVPAPVPVPAIVPVPAPFPLALQVLLAQVPVRPVPVPSVPVPVLIPPAPCPVLPVPISILVPPLLPPLQQVPVAILLVPVPVPSLPAPVIVLILSAPTPAQGPILVPPVTTPLVPVLPISIPVPPFP from the exons ATGGCGTACGCTTCAACAAATCCAGCCGGAACACCCCTTAAGGGCCTTCTCCAAGACGCAGGTGCTATTGTTAATTTCGTATATTGCACACAAGAG GCTCCTGAACACACAGGTATTTCCAAAACTATTATCATTCCTGTTTCACCATTTCCGGCCCCGGTTCCAGTTCCCATTCTGCCAACTCCAGGTCCCGTTCCAGTTCCAACGGTTCCAGTCCCAGTTCAGGTCCGGGTCCCACCGGTTCCAGTTTCGGTTCCACTGGTCCCAATTCTGCCCTCAGTTCAACCTGCTTCAGTTTCAATTCCAGAAGTGCCAGACCCGGTTTCGGTTCCGCCTTTTCTGGCCCCGGCTCCAGCAGTTCCAGTTCTGATTCTGCCGGCCCCGGTCCCAGTTCCAGTTCCAGTCCCGGCTCCAGTTCTGGTCCCGGCTCCAGTTCCGGTCCCGGCTCCAGTTCCAGTCCCGGCTATAGTTCCGGTCCCGGCTCCATTTCCGTTggcacttcaagttttactggcTCAAGTTCCAGTTCGACCAGTCCCAGTTCCATCAGTCCCAGTTCCGGTCCTGATTCCACCAGCTCCATGTCCGGTTCTGCCAGTCccaatttcaattttggttCCGCCACTTCTTCCACCGCTTCAACAGGTTCCAGTTGCGATTCTACTAGTCCCAGTCCCGGTTCCATCACTTCCAGCCCCAGTTATAGTTCTGATTCTGTCGGCTCCAACCCCAGCTCAAGGCCCAATCTTGGTTCCACCAGTTACAACTCCACTGGTTCCGGTTCTGCCAATTTCTATTCCGGTTCCACcgtttccatga